Proteins from a single region of Phycisphaeraceae bacterium D3-23:
- the rlmN gene encoding 23S rRNA (adenine(2503)-C(2))-methyltransferase RlmN, which translates to MPDDRPYFFDQTPDSLADLLAGWGMPRFRGGQVMDWVYRKGVADPRAMANLSKPDRETLAHRMLFVRGAVLQHQRATDGTQKLLVDWSLDDAAVDERDTCAPVGAGAGGSALRVLNNAVGSSDTQTECVMIPATSGDSGKARKTACVSSQVGCAVGCKFCASGLGGLDGNLSAGQIVQQAWQLAQLPKVGRISNVVFMGMGEPLTNFRAVTQAARTLTADWGMGISARKVTISTVGVPNMIKRLADQDLGVTLAISLHAPNDDIRKQIIPWAEFVSIEQLIEAGRYYFDKTGREVTLEYILLSGVNDQPEHAHELAEVSRRLRSNINLIRYNEVAGLPFGRPLHDDVHHFQRVLRDAGRVVHLRASRGRDIAAACGQLRHEQAGA; encoded by the coding sequence GTGCCAGACGACCGCCCCTACTTTTTTGACCAGACGCCCGACTCCCTCGCCGACCTGTTGGCGGGCTGGGGGATGCCGCGTTTTCGGGGCGGCCAGGTGATGGACTGGGTGTATCGCAAGGGCGTCGCCGACCCCCGCGCGATGGCGAACCTGTCCAAGCCAGACCGGGAGACGCTTGCCCATCGCATGCTGTTTGTGCGCGGCGCGGTGCTCCAGCACCAGCGGGCGACCGACGGCACGCAGAAGCTGTTAGTGGATTGGTCGCTGGACGATGCGGCCGTCGACGAACGCGACACCTGCGCCCCGGTCGGCGCGGGTGCGGGCGGCTCGGCGCTGCGTGTGCTGAATAATGCCGTGGGCTCGAGCGACACGCAGACCGAGTGCGTCATGATCCCCGCGACCAGCGGCGACTCGGGCAAAGCACGCAAGACCGCGTGTGTCTCAAGCCAGGTCGGCTGCGCGGTGGGTTGTAAGTTCTGCGCCTCGGGGCTGGGCGGCCTGGACGGCAACCTGTCCGCCGGGCAGATCGTACAGCAGGCGTGGCAGCTCGCGCAGCTCCCGAAGGTCGGGCGGATCAGCAACGTCGTGTTCATGGGGATGGGCGAGCCGCTCACGAACTTCCGCGCGGTGACGCAGGCCGCGCGCACCCTGACCGCCGACTGGGGCATGGGCATCTCGGCGCGGAAGGTGACGATCAGCACCGTCGGTGTGCCCAACATGATCAAGCGGTTGGCCGATCAGGACCTGGGCGTGACGCTGGCGATCTCGCTGCACGCGCCCAACGATGACATCCGCAAGCAGATCATCCCGTGGGCGGAGTTCGTTTCGATCGAGCAGCTGATCGAGGCCGGGCGGTACTACTTCGACAAGACCGGCCGGGAGGTCACGCTCGAATACATCCTGCTGTCGGGGGTGAACGACCAGCCCGAGCACGCACACGAGCTCGCGGAGGTGTCGCGTCGGCTGCGGAGCAACATCAACCTGATCCGCTACAACGAGGTCGCGGGCCTGCCGTTTGGTCGGCCGCTGCACGACGATGTGCACCACTTCCAGCGGGTCCTGCGCGACGCGGGGCGTGTCGTGCATTTGCGTGCAAGCCGGGGGCGCGACATCGCTGCGGCGTGCGGGCAGCTCAGGCACGAACAGGCCGGGGCGTGA
- a CDS encoding CHASE domain-containing protein, giving the protein MTAPQDTSPAVQEAPRLQVQAPIEEPALPAKRHWPRIAAVAVVLVGLCLTWLGARHELNTAQAADQQRFDRLAEQLKAELTRRVMVYDYGLKGTRGLFPASNSVERDEFRAMVESRDLESDFPGALGIGYIQRVENTDEAVETFITSTRAENAPEFVVTTPPGAGPLPGSVMDERFIIEFIEPVEDNRAAQGLDIGSHPTRREAVERATLTGQGSITGRIDLVQDDQKLPGFLYILPVYAKGMPTATSQERIAATVGWVYMPMVAPPVFDGATQIAEGELDFEVYDGEGPSTDNMIYDDDGHLTTASPGPVDAGRFGDRLFHRLKPLAIGGRTWTVSISTSDQFAAASRGNAWTVGIAGTLLSLLLGIVIFIQGSAASRAQRIAVGMTSDLRRFANAANAATLAKSEFIANMSHEIRTPMTSILGYADLLRSDPEAHASQSKRLEYIDTIKRSGTHLLTILNDILDISKIEAGKLNIEKIETQPTAIVHEVVSLMAVKASASGLTIDAHHMTQVPETILSDPFRLRQILVNLVGNAIKFTHEGAIRIELAFDVQQGRLSCSVIDTGIGMNDEQLGRLFQSFEQADTSTTRQYGGSGLGLMISARLAQILGGGITVESQLGEGSTFTVTVPTGPVQDVKMLPAGPSTIIRASAEELVAEIGDTQAPAQLPLEGMRVLVAEDGIDNQRLISFHLKKAGAIPTIVENGKLAVEALTIDGTPEGAWNPNAPFDMLLTDMQMPEMDGYTAVSLLRGKGCQLPIVALTAHAMSGDHAKCSAAGCDAYASKPIDQAKLVEVCAGYLRKQRQPRKDVA; this is encoded by the coding sequence ATGACTGCCCCCCAAGACACGAGTCCTGCCGTCCAAGAAGCGCCCCGGCTGCAGGTCCAGGCCCCGATCGAGGAGCCCGCCCTGCCGGCAAAGCGTCACTGGCCCCGGATCGCCGCGGTCGCGGTGGTGCTGGTGGGTCTGTGTCTGACGTGGCTCGGCGCGAGGCACGAACTCAATACCGCGCAGGCCGCCGACCAGCAGCGTTTCGATCGCCTGGCCGAGCAACTCAAGGCCGAACTCACCCGACGGGTGATGGTTTACGACTACGGCCTCAAAGGCACGCGGGGGCTCTTCCCCGCAAGCAACTCGGTCGAGCGTGACGAGTTCCGCGCGATGGTCGAATCGCGCGACCTTGAGAGCGACTTCCCCGGCGCACTGGGCATCGGCTACATCCAGCGCGTGGAAAACACCGACGAAGCGGTCGAAACATTTATCACATCCACACGCGCCGAAAACGCGCCGGAGTTTGTGGTCACCACCCCGCCCGGCGCGGGCCCCCTGCCCGGCTCGGTGATGGACGAGCGCTTTATCATCGAGTTCATTGAACCCGTCGAGGACAACCGAGCCGCGCAGGGGCTCGACATCGGCTCGCACCCCACCCGCCGTGAGGCGGTCGAACGCGCGACACTCACGGGCCAGGGCAGTATCACCGGGCGGATCGACCTGGTGCAGGACGACCAGAAGCTGCCGGGCTTCCTCTACATCTTGCCCGTGTATGCCAAGGGGATGCCGACCGCGACGTCGCAGGAGCGCATCGCCGCGACGGTCGGCTGGGTGTATATGCCGATGGTCGCGCCGCCCGTCTTCGACGGCGCGACACAGATCGCGGAGGGCGAGCTGGACTTCGAGGTGTACGACGGCGAAGGCCCCAGCACCGACAACATGATCTACGATGACGACGGTCATCTGACCACGGCGTCGCCCGGCCCGGTCGATGCCGGGCGTTTCGGTGATCGGCTGTTCCACCGGCTCAAGCCGCTGGCGATCGGCGGGCGGACGTGGACCGTGTCGATCAGCACCTCCGACCAGTTCGCCGCCGCGTCGCGGGGCAACGCCTGGACGGTCGGGATCGCCGGGACGCTGCTGTCGCTGCTGCTGGGCATTGTGATCTTTATCCAGGGCTCCGCAGCAAGCCGGGCGCAGCGCATCGCGGTCGGGATGACAAGCGACCTGCGAAGATTCGCCAACGCCGCCAACGCCGCGACCCTCGCCAAGAGCGAGTTCATCGCCAACATGAGCCACGAGATCCGCACGCCGATGACCTCGATCCTCGGCTACGCCGACCTGCTGCGCAGCGACCCCGAGGCCCATGCCTCGCAAAGCAAACGTCTTGAATACATCGACACGATCAAGCGCAGCGGCACACACCTGCTCACGATCCTGAACGACATCCTCGACATCTCCAAGATCGAGGCCGGCAAACTCAACATCGAAAAGATCGAGACCCAGCCCACCGCGATTGTCCACGAGGTCGTCTCGCTCATGGCGGTCAAGGCCTCTGCAAGCGGCCTCACGATCGACGCCCATCACATGACTCAGGTCCCCGAGACGATCCTCTCGGACCCGTTCCGCCTGCGCCAGATCCTTGTCAACCTCGTAGGCAACGCGATCAAGTTCACCCACGAAGGCGCAATCCGGATCGAGCTCGCGTTCGATGTACAGCAAGGCCGCTTGTCGTGCAGCGTGATCGACACGGGCATCGGCATGAACGACGAGCAACTCGGCCGGCTGTTCCAGTCGTTTGAGCAGGCCGACACCTCCACCACACGCCAGTACGGCGGCAGCGGCCTGGGGCTCATGATCAGCGCACGCCTGGCGCAGATCCTCGGCGGCGGCATCACCGTCGAGAGCCAACTGGGCGAGGGCAGTACGTTCACCGTCACGGTGCCGACCGGCCCGGTACAGGACGTCAAGATGCTCCCCGCCGGGCCCTCGACCATCATCCGCGCCAGCGCCGAAGAACTGGTCGCGGAGATCGGCGACACACAGGCGCCCGCACAGCTCCCGCTCGAAGGCATGCGGGTACTCGTCGCCGAGGACGGCATCGACAACCAGCGGCTCATCAGCTTCCACCTCAAAAAGGCAGGCGCGATCCCGACCATCGTCGAGAACGGCAAGCTCGCCGTCGAGGCCCTCACGATCGACGGTACCCCCGAGGGCGCATGGAACCCCAACGCCCCGTTCGACATGCTGCTCACCGATATGCAGATGCCCGAGATGGACGGGTACACGGCGGTGAGTCTGCTGCGTGGCAAGGGGTGCCAGCTCCCGATCGTCGCGCTCACGGCACACGCGATGTCGGGTGACCACGCCAAGTGCAGCGCCGCCGGCTGCGATGCCTACGCCAGCAAGCCGATCGACCAGGCCAAGCTCGTCGAGGTCTGCGCCGGATACCTGCGCAAGCAGCGCCAACCGCGCAAGGACGTAGCGTAG
- a CDS encoding metallopeptidase family protein: MDPRTRDRFDDLLDGEVDALPPHIAAVLEEVPLVVEDEPSDDMLAEMGMSPGDADLCGLHEATPITERTVEDTGMLPGRMMLFRGPIVRLAGYRVIGGVEVNRAQLHRQIHITLLHEIGHHFGLDEDDLAEVGYD, encoded by the coding sequence ATGGACCCGCGCACCCGTGACCGATTCGACGACCTGCTCGACGGCGAGGTCGACGCGCTGCCCCCGCACATCGCTGCGGTCTTGGAGGAGGTCCCGCTCGTCGTCGAAGACGAACCCAGCGATGACATGCTTGCAGAGATGGGCATGTCGCCCGGCGACGCGGACCTCTGTGGCCTGCACGAGGCGACGCCGATCACCGAGCGCACCGTCGAAGACACCGGCATGCTGCCCGGCCGGATGATGCTCTTCCGCGGACCGATCGTCCGGCTGGCTGGGTACCGCGTCATCGGCGGCGTCGAGGTCAACCGTGCGCAGCTCCACCGACAGATCCACATCACCCTGCTCCACGAGATCGGCCACCACTTCGGGCTCGACGAAGACGACCTCGCCGAGGTGGGGTACGACTGA
- a CDS encoding metallophosphoesterase produces the protein MTVLMMPGVAATAQGQGENVQPPAHDHDPRDRFITNRDSRVQLPLTDEQDAFFFVVFGDRTGGPADGVQVLAQAVADTNLLKPDLVMTVGDMIQGYNNTAGWLAQMREYKGIMEELDCEWFPVAGNHDIYWRGPGKPEGEHEDNYEEHFGPLWYAFEHKDCWFVILHSDEGGADGRFEFGRPESQRMSEEQFGWLTQTLESAADAPHVFIFLHHPRWNGGGYGDDWQRVHALLAEAGNVSAVFAGHVHRMSHDGLRDGIEYVTLATTGGHQPGLVPGAGYLHHFDVVTVRGDDIGLAAIPVGGVMDVRAITQEVQRETVALSRSAPRFEAAPVVSSDGVESGEVAFVYSNPTSRPVDATVYLDTADSRWRIGPDHQHARIDAGGSHTFTFDTARIPAGLDAAYRGLEVVTQADYLGEGIRVPIPERRDSVPVRLRMPTMERPEHEQVLSLDGDDALLVPSASFDLPDGAMTVECWVKPTELGDRVGLVCKTESSEYGLMVEGGRLNFFLFLGSRYATASCRAELLGLDQWHHVAGVFDGEQMRLYLDGRQVGSQNASGARRTNALPLVIGGDVNNRGDAVSMFVGEIDAVRVSNTARYGGESFEPARRHDADEHTVLLQQMDGAFVGHYLDASASEAHATAVGDPELVGAAGE, from the coding sequence GTGACAGTCCTGATGATGCCCGGCGTGGCCGCGACGGCGCAGGGCCAGGGCGAAAACGTTCAGCCGCCCGCCCACGACCACGACCCGCGCGACCGCTTCATCACCAACCGCGACAGCCGGGTCCAGCTCCCGCTGACCGACGAGCAGGACGCGTTCTTCTTCGTCGTCTTCGGCGACCGCACCGGCGGGCCGGCCGACGGCGTGCAGGTCCTCGCGCAGGCGGTCGCCGACACGAACCTGCTCAAGCCCGACCTCGTGATGACCGTCGGCGACATGATCCAGGGCTACAACAACACAGCGGGCTGGCTCGCGCAGATGCGCGAGTACAAAGGCATCATGGAAGAACTCGACTGCGAATGGTTCCCCGTCGCGGGCAACCACGACATCTACTGGCGCGGCCCGGGCAAGCCCGAGGGCGAGCACGAAGACAACTACGAAGAGCACTTCGGCCCGCTTTGGTACGCGTTTGAGCACAAGGACTGCTGGTTCGTCATCCTCCACAGCGACGAGGGCGGCGCGGACGGCCGGTTCGAGTTCGGCCGGCCCGAGTCGCAGCGGATGAGTGAAGAGCAGTTCGGCTGGCTCACGCAGACGCTCGAGAGCGCGGCGGATGCGCCCCACGTCTTTATCTTCCTGCACCACCCGCGCTGGAACGGCGGGGGGTACGGCGACGACTGGCAGCGGGTCCATGCGCTGCTTGCCGAGGCAGGCAATGTCTCGGCCGTGTTCGCCGGGCACGTCCACCGGATGAGCCACGACGGGCTGCGCGACGGGATCGAGTACGTGACCCTCGCGACGACCGGCGGGCACCAGCCCGGGCTCGTGCCCGGCGCGGGCTACCTGCACCACTTCGACGTGGTGACGGTGCGCGGCGACGACATCGGCCTGGCCGCGATCCCCGTGGGCGGGGTGATGGATGTGCGTGCGATTACGCAGGAAGTCCAGCGGGAGACCGTCGCGCTCAGCCGCAGCGCCCCGCGTTTCGAGGCCGCGCCGGTGGTGAGCAGCGACGGCGTCGAGTCGGGCGAGGTCGCCTTTGTTTACAGCAACCCGACGAGCCGGCCCGTCGACGCGACGGTCTATCTCGACACGGCCGACAGCCGGTGGCGCATCGGACCGGACCATCAACACGCGCGCATCGACGCGGGCGGATCGCATACGTTCACGTTCGACACCGCACGCATCCCGGCCGGGCTCGACGCCGCGTACCGTGGGCTGGAAGTTGTGACGCAGGCGGACTACCTCGGCGAGGGGATTCGCGTCCCGATCCCCGAGCGGCGCGATTCCGTGCCGGTGCGCCTGCGTATGCCGACGATGGAGCGGCCCGAACATGAGCAGGTGCTGTCGCTGGACGGCGACGATGCGCTGTTGGTGCCGAGCGCCTCGTTCGATCTGCCTGACGGTGCGATGACCGTTGAGTGCTGGGTCAAGCCGACTGAACTAGGCGACCGTGTCGGGCTGGTCTGCAAGACCGAAAGCTCGGAGTACGGATTGATGGTCGAGGGCGGTCGGCTGAACTTCTTTCTGTTCTTGGGCAGCCGGTATGCGACCGCGTCGTGTCGGGCGGAGCTGCTCGGGCTGGACCAGTGGCATCATGTCGCGGGTGTGTTCGACGGCGAGCAGATGCGCCTGTATCTCGACGGCCGACAGGTTGGCTCGCAAAACGCCTCGGGCGCGCGTCGCACCAACGCGCTGCCGCTGGTCATCGGCGGCGATGTCAACAACCGGGGCGACGCGGTGTCGATGTTTGTCGGCGAGATCGACGCCGTCCGCGTTTCAAACACGGCACGGTACGGCGGCGAATCCTTCGAGCCGGCCCGCCGGCACGACGCGGATGAACACACCGTACTCCTCCAGCAGATGGACGGCGCGTTCGTCGGCCACTACCTCGACGCGTCCGCCTCTGAGGCCCACGCGACCGCGGTCGGCGACCCCGAACTCGTCGGGGCGGCGGGGGAGTAG